The following are encoded together in the Tripterygium wilfordii isolate XIE 37 chromosome 3, ASM1340144v1, whole genome shotgun sequence genome:
- the LOC119995576 gene encoding uncharacterized protein LOC119995576 → MAVTKSGPMFLKAVDCPGEIKDKYFIFGLMKEVIEEVGPQNVVQVITDNAKNYAGAGLLIEGLYPNIVWTPCVVHTLNPALQNLCMAKNLENNQVTYDQCCWITILSDDAVFIKNFIMNHSMRLAIFNEYVPLKLLSIASTRFTSVLVMLKRFKLIKGSLQAMVISEQWNSYREDDAGKAKFVKEKVLDDIWWDSIDYVLSFTAPIYDMLRACDTDKPCLHLVYDIWDSMIENMRLAICRHEGKRVDETSNFYNVVHEILVSRWNKNNTPLHCLAHSLNPRYYSDQRLQEDPTRVPPHRDVEVARERMKCLKKYFSNAEERTKVTLEFAKFSSMVGDYQDSDSMYHRYGMDAKSWWVTYGASSPLLQTLALKLLVQPSSSSCAERNWSTYSFVHSQSPSFIKKNFTIYETRNQNVGHC, encoded by the exons ATGGCAGTGACCAAGAGTGGACCTATGTTTTTGAAGGCGGTTGACTGTCCTGGTGAAATCAAAGATAAGTattttatctttggtttgatgAAAGAAGTGATTGAAGAAGTTGGTCCTCAAAATGTGGTTCAAGTGATCACAGACAATGCTAAAAACTATGCAGGTGCAGGGCTTCTCATTGAAGGATTGTATCCTAACATTGTATGGACACCATGTGTGGTCCATACACTCAACCCTGCATTGCAAAATCTTTGTATGGCAAAGAATTTGGAGAATAATCAAGTTACATACGATCAATGTTGTTGGATCACAATTCTTTCAGATGATGCTGTGTTTATCAAGAACTTTATCATGAATCATTCCATGAGGTTAGCCATTTTCAATGAGTATGTACCTTTGAAGTTGCTATCAATTGCTAGTACTCGATTTACTTCTGTGCTTGTGATGTTGAAGAGATTCAAGCTTATAAAAGGAAGTCTTCAAGCCATGGTGATTAGTGAGCAGTGGAATTCTTATAGAGAGGATGATGCAGGTAAGGCTAAATTTGTGAAAGAGAAGGTGCTAGATGACATTTGGTGGGACTCGATTGATTATGTACTTTCCTTTACAGCTCCTATATATGATATGCTTAGAGCTTGTGATACTGACAAGCCTTGtcttcacttggtctatgacATATGGGATTCAATGATAGAAAATATGAGACTTGCAATATGTAGGCATGAAGGGAAGCGAGTTGATGAGACATCAAACTTTTATAACGTGGTGCATGAAATTCTTGTTAGTCGTTGGAACAAGAACAACACTCCACTCCATTGCTTGGCTCATTCACTAAATCCAAG GTACTATAGTGACCAACGGCTTCAAGAAGATCCTACTCGTGTGCCTCCACATAGAGATGTAGAAGTTGCTAGAGAAAGAATGAAATGTTTAAAGAAGTATTTCTCTAATGCCGAAGAGAGGACAAAGGTTACATTGGAGTTTGCAAAGTTTTCAAGCATGGTGGGAGATTATCAAGATTCTGATTCCATGTACCATCGTTATGGTATGGATGCTAAGAGTTGGTGGGTTACATATGGTGCAAGTTCACCTTTGCTTCAAACCTTAGCTTTGAAGCTACTTGTGcaaccttcttcttcatcatgtgCTGAGAGGAATTGGAGCACTTACTCCTTTGTTCATTCG CAATCTCCGTCTTTTATCAAGAAAAACTTCACAATATATGAAACGAGAAACCAAAATGTGGGACATTGCTAG